The genomic DNA CACGAGCACAAAAAAAGGCCGGCAAAAGCCGGCCCTAATACTAGGAAGGAGCAGGACGTTACAGTTTCACGCCCAGGTGGTCCAGCGTCTGCATGGTCAGCTGACCGGAAGCCAAATCATTGTCCTTCTGGTAAGCGACCACAGCTGCGCGGGTCTTGGAGCCGTAGACACCATCAATCCACACCGGATCATAGCCTTTCGCTTCCAGGGCTTTCTGGAGACGACGGACCACATCCTGGGTGGTGTTGGTTTCGCACAGGATTTCGCGCCATTCCATATCCGCATCGGTCACCTTGACCTGCTTGGGCACGTCCTTGTACACGGCAGGAATAACCGTCTTCTGCTCTTTCGGCGGCTCTACCTGTTTAACCACTTCAACGGTCTTGTACACCGCCGGAACAGTAATCGTTTCAGTCCGCGCGGGCTGATCAACCACTTTCTTGGTGACGGTCTTGTACACCGCGGGGATTTTTACTTCTTCGGTACGTTCAGGCTGTACCAGCTCTTTACGGCTAACGGTTTTATATTCCGCAGGCACTTCCACCAGACACATGATTTCACCAGTGGAATCATCGATTTTCTCGATGGGGCCACGGCCTTTCTTCCAGGTGGTGTAGGCAGGCTTGACCAACACCTGCTCGGTAACAGTCTTGTATTCGGCCGGTTTGGTGATCAGCTTGCTGGTGGCTTCTTTCACCAGCACTTTCTCTGTCACTGTCTTGTAGGTGGCCGGAATCACTTTCAGCTTGTCATAGGCTTCGCTGACGAGGACCTGCTCCTGCACGGTTTCATAACGAGCGGGAGTGGTGGTGATCCTGCTGTCTTCCTGAGACACCATGACACGCTGCATTTCGGTCTTGTAGGTTTCCGGAATGACAACCCGAGCATAACAATGGCCGGGCTTGGCATTGGGAGGAAGAAGTTGGTTACCGGTCTCGGAAGATGCCGGCGCTGGAGCGGGCTGCTGTTGGTTGGAGCTCAACGCAGCACGCAGCTGCTGATTTTCCTGTTCGAGTTGCTGCTGCTGACTTTGCAGCGACTGATATTCAGCACTTTCCTGAACGGTCTGGTTGCTGGCACAACCGGTGGCAAGAGCGGCAACAATGGCCGGTAACATGAGACGATTAAGTTTCATAGTCTGTTCCCTTTTACAGGCTTCCTTGATTTCATCAGGGACAAACAATGCTCAAATAAAATGACAGAAACAGTTACAAAGATGTAATTTTACAAAAAAACTTTCCGAAAATTATTTTTAGCAATCCCGTTTGTAAAATAGTAAGCAAAAAACTTTTTATTCATGAAAAACTTTTTGCTTACCAAAAGTATAAAAGCGCAAAAACAAAAGCACGTAGGTACCAATTACTTTTTCTCTTTGCCGTGCTCCAGAACATCTTTCACATAGGCGCGCTCTTCATTCAGATCATCACTGGCGCCCCGCACAACCGGCAGAACCTGATTTAGAATCACCGCCACCAGCCCGCACAGACTGATGCCCTGCAAGGTGAAATCACCATTGCCCATCACCATGCCACCGATACCGAAGATCAGAGTCACCGCCACAATCACCAGGTTGCGTTGGGCGTTGAGATCTACCCGTGCCTTGATCAGGGTGCTCATGCCGACACTGGCGATGGAGCCAAACATGAGAATCAGAATGCCGCCCATGACCGGGGTAGGAATGCTTTGCAGCAGCAAACCGAATTTACCGATAAACGCCAGGCTGATGGCAAATAACGCAGTCCATGTCATCACCACCGGATTGAACACTTTCGTCAGCATCACCGCCCCGGTGACTTCCGAGTAGGTGGTATTGGGCGGGCCACCGAACAGAGCGGCGGCCATGCTGGCGATACCATCGCCAGTGAGGGTGCGGTGCAGGCCGGGTTTGCGGATATAATCCTTGCCGGTGACGCTGCTGATCGCCAGTACGTCACCCACGTGTTCGATGGCCGGTGCCAGGGCCACCGGCACCATGAACAGGATCGCCTGCCACTGGAAGCTGGGCGCCACGAAGTCCGGCATGGCCAACCAGCCCGCCTGTTCTACCGCCGTGAAATCCACCATCCCCATCAGCAGGGCTACCAGGTAACCACTGACCACACCACAAAGAATCGGCAACAAGCGAAACAGACCGTGCCCCAACGTCGCCACCAGCATGGTGCCAAGCAGCGCCACCATGGAAACCAGCAACGCCTCACCATAGGGGAAAAGTCGCTCGGCGCCGTTGCCGGTCATGCCCATGGCAAAGTTCACCGCCGTGGGCGCCAAGCTTAACCCTATCACCATGATGATAGGGCCGGTGACCACCGGCGGCATCAGCCGGTGCAGAAATCCCGGACCATGCCATTTCACCAGCCCCCCCAGCACCACGTAGACCACCGCAGTACACAGCAGCGCACCCATGGTGGCAGAAACACCCCACTGTTCGACGCCGTGGGCAATGGGCGCCACAAATACAAAGGAGGACGCCAGGAACACCGGCACCGAGCGGCGGGTGATCCACTGGAACAACAGCGTGCCAAGGCCGGCGGTGAACAGGGCCACACTGGGGTCCAGCCCGGTGAGCAACGGCATCAGCACCATGGCACCGAAAGCCACGAACAGCATCTGCGCACCGATAAGGATGATTTTCCAGTTCCAGAATCCAGGCTGTTGCATACCAGGGGCTCCCTTTGGGTCCGTGCGTTGAATTCGGCGCCGCGAAATATTGTTGGAGCCTTGCTCACAAAGCGCAGGGTGACTGCAGCCAGCCTTCGCCTTTGAACCGGCTCCAAGGGCGGTTAGCGAGTACCGAAGATTTTATCCCCGGCGTCGCCCAGACCGGGGATGATATAGCCATCCTCATTGAGCCCCTGATCCACCGAGGCGGTGTAAATCGCCACATCCGGATGGGCTGCCCTTACCTTTTCAATGCCTTCTGGCGCCGCCACCAGCACCAGGGCACGGATCTGTTGGCAGCCCGCCTTTTTCAGCATGTCGATGCACGCTACCAGAGAGCCACCGGTCGCCAGCATGGGGTCCACCACTAGCGCCAGGCGTTTATCAATATCGTGGGCCAGCTTTTCAAAGTAGGCCACCGGCTCCAGGGTCTCCTCATTGCGGTACACTCCCACTACGCTGACCTTGGCGCTGGGAATCAGCTCCAGCACCCCATCGAGCATGCCGATGCCGGCACGCAGGATCGGCACCACCGTGACCTTCTTGCCCTTGATGCGCTGGGCCGGCGCCGGGCCCATCCAGGTGTCCACCTGATACTCTTCCAGCTCCAGATCGCTGGTGGCCTCATAGGTCAGCAGGCTGCCGACTTCCGCGGTGAGTTGCCGAAAGCTGCGGGTGCTCAGGTTCTGCTGGCGCAGCAGGCCCAGCTTGTGTTTGATCAGAGGGTGGGTGATTTCATGGACTGACATGGACACGCTCCTTGGGACCGGGTGGCGAAGTACAGATGGCCAGTATTGTGCCGCTTACACCGCAAAAGTCACTGCCGTGCACCTGTCACTGTTCTCCGGATCACAGCGGTGGTAGCGTCATAAAGTAAAAAGGAGATCCCGTGAGCAAAACCCTCGACGAGTTGTCAAAACAGGCGTTCGTGTATGAATGTGCCAGCCGCGCGCTGGCAGCCAGTTTTTCCAACCCCACTGCCAAACCCTCCATTGCCAGTATGGTGCGGGACGCGGAAAAGCTGTGGGAAGAGTTGCAGGAATGGCAAACCCGACAGGAGTCAGCGTCATGAAACGTATCAGTCTGGGTCTACTGGTGCTGCTAAGCATTCTCGCCGCCCCACTGTGGGCTGCTGACAGTATCAGCATCAACGAGCTCAAACAGGCCATGCAGGCCGACCGGGCCCCCATAATCATTGATGTCCGTGATGAGGATGAGTACCTGGCCGGCCACATTCCCGGCGCCATCATGGTGCCGGCCAAACAGATGGAGCAGCATCTGGACATGCTCAAGCAGTACCGCAAACAGGAAATCGTGCTGTACTGCGTGTCCGGTCGCCGCGCCAGCGCCGCTGCCACCGTGCTGGAGGATGCCGGTTTCAAGAAGGTACGGCTGCTGGAGGGCAACTATCCCGCCTGGAGCGAAGCCCAATAACCCGCTCACAACCGCCCGGGAGCCCAGCAGGGGCTCCCTAACTCATTGACCATAAAGCCATTATCCTTACTCCTTCGGCTACGACTTTCCGCCATTAGCCGGAACCGCCTTGCATTGCTATAATCCGCGCCCACCACCAACCCTGTTTGAGAAGGATAGATCATGGATTTTGCTAAGGTTCCCGCCGGGAAAGAGATTCCGGAAGACATCTACGTGGTCATCGAGATCCCGGCCAACGCTGACCCGATCAAGTACGAGATCGACAAAGACAGCAACGCCGTATTCGTCGACCGCTTCATGGCAACCCCCATGTTCTACCCGGCCAACTACGGCTACATCCCCAACACCCTGTCCGAAGACGGCGACCCGCTGGACGTGCTGGTTGTAACCCCTTACCCGGTGGTTCCCGGCTCCGTGATCCGCTGCCGTCCGGTCGGCATCCTGAACATGACCGACGAAGCCGGTAAAGATGCCAAGTTGGTGGCAGTACCGCACACCAAGCTGACCAAGATCTACGACAACGTAAAAGACATCAACGATCTGCCCGAGCTGCTGCTGGCCCAGATCAAGCACTTCTTCGAGCACTACAAAGAGCTGGAAGCCGGCAAGTGGGTGAAGGTAGATAGCTGGGACGGCGCTGAAGCCGCCAAAGCCGAGATCCTGAAGTCCGTAGAAGCCTACGAGAAAGCGTAAGGCGAGCTGCAAGCCACAAGCTTCAAGTTGCAACGCGAGATAGTGTCGCGGTAAGCAGCAAGTAAAAAGGCCGCGCCCCTATCACAGGGCGCGGCCTTTTCTTTTTCAGGTGCCTTGATCTCCCTGGCAGGCTCCGTGCGCGGGCACGGCATAGCTTTCCCCACCAGGCCTTCCCGCGGCTTCTAGCTTGTAGCTCGCAGCTAGGAGCTAGGAGCTAGGAGCTAAGATTCTGCCCTTATCTCTGCTCCCGATAGGCCCGTGGCGTTGCCCCACTCCAACGCTTGAACGCCTTGGAGAAGTTGGCCACATCGTTATACCCCAGCGCATAGGCCACCTCGCTGATACTGTTATCCGGCTGCGCCAGCAAACGCTGAGCCTGACGATAACGCTCCTCATCCTGAAGCTGACGATAACTGAGACCGGACTGTTGCAGGTGACGCTTGAGGGTCCGTGGTGACACCGACAGTTTTTCTGCCATGGCCTCCAGCGACGGCAGCGGCGCGGGGCGATCCTGCAGGGCACCGCGGATTCGCTCAGCCATGACCCCGTCTTCCTCGGTACGCCACTGCCGGAACTCCAGCTCGCATTGCTCCCGGGCCAGGGCTGCCACTTGCGGGTCAGCCAGACGCGGCCGAGCCG from Alcanivorax sp. includes the following:
- a CDS encoding peptidoglycan-binding domain-containing protein, giving the protein MKLNRLMLPAIVAALATGCASNQTVQESAEYQSLQSQQQQLEQENQQLRAALSSNQQQPAPAPASSETGNQLLPPNAKPGHCYARVVIPETYKTEMQRVMVSQEDSRITTTPARYETVQEQVLVSEAYDKLKVIPATYKTVTEKVLVKEATSKLITKPAEYKTVTEQVLVKPAYTTWKKGRGPIEKIDDSTGEIMCLVEVPAEYKTVSRKELVQPERTEEVKIPAVYKTVTKKVVDQPARTETITVPAVYKTVEVVKQVEPPKEQKTVIPAVYKDVPKQVKVTDADMEWREILCETNTTQDVVRRLQKALEAKGYDPVWIDGVYGSKTRAAVVAYQKDNDLASGQLTMQTLDHLGVKL
- a CDS encoding uracil-xanthine permease family protein, with amino-acid sequence MQQPGFWNWKIILIGAQMLFVAFGAMVLMPLLTGLDPSVALFTAGLGTLLFQWITRRSVPVFLASSFVFVAPIAHGVEQWGVSATMGALLCTAVVYVVLGGLVKWHGPGFLHRLMPPVVTGPIIMVIGLSLAPTAVNFAMGMTGNGAERLFPYGEALLVSMVALLGTMLVATLGHGLFRLLPILCGVVSGYLVALLMGMVDFTAVEQAGWLAMPDFVAPSFQWQAILFMVPVALAPAIEHVGDVLAISSVTGKDYIRKPGLHRTLTGDGIASMAAALFGGPPNTTYSEVTGAVMLTKVFNPVVMTWTALFAISLAFIGKFGLLLQSIPTPVMGGILILMFGSIASVGMSTLIKARVDLNAQRNLVIVAVTLIFGIGGMVMGNGDFTLQGISLCGLVAVILNQVLPVVRGASDDLNEERAYVKDVLEHGKEKK
- the upp gene encoding uracil phosphoribosyltransferase, with the translated sequence MSVHEITHPLIKHKLGLLRQQNLSTRSFRQLTAEVGSLLTYEATSDLELEEYQVDTWMGPAPAQRIKGKKVTVVPILRAGIGMLDGVLELIPSAKVSVVGVYRNEETLEPVAYFEKLAHDIDKRLALVVDPMLATGGSLVACIDMLKKAGCQQIRALVLVAAPEGIEKVRAAHPDVAIYTASVDQGLNEDGYIIPGLGDAGDKIFGTR
- a CDS encoding rhodanese-like domain-containing protein, which gives rise to MKRISLGLLVLLSILAAPLWAADSISINELKQAMQADRAPIIIDVRDEDEYLAGHIPGAIMVPAKQMEQHLDMLKQYRKQEIVLYCVSGRRASAAATVLEDAGFKKVRLLEGNYPAWSEAQ
- the ppa gene encoding inorganic diphosphatase, with the translated sequence MDFAKVPAGKEIPEDIYVVIEIPANADPIKYEIDKDSNAVFVDRFMATPMFYPANYGYIPNTLSEDGDPLDVLVVTPYPVVPGSVIRCRPVGILNMTDEAGKDAKLVAVPHTKLTKIYDNVKDINDLPELLLAQIKHFFEHYKELEAGKWVKVDSWDGAEAAKAEILKSVEAYEKA